The sequence GGAGCCTTCGATCGCGAGCGCTCGGGTCCGGTAGTTTTTTGGAGCATAGAGATCCAGCATCTTCAGGGCTCCGTTCTATCTAGATTCGAACCAAACATCTTTAGTACTGGGATAGAGTGGCTCCATCCTACTAAACTCTGGAACCGAACACTACCTAAGTTGCataaaaaaataaaaaggctGGTACGGGATAACATGGGGGAGAACCATATACATTGGTGCAACCATATATCATTAAGACATAAACATGAAGGTAAAATAATCTTTATGAAAATATTCATTTTTGAAACAACTCTCCCATCTCCTCTAGATATTTTTAAAAAGGTTATTCCATTTATGTTTATGCTTTGATTGTACAGTTGCACCAGAAATGTTCCTAAAGAACAGCCCTACCAAATAGCGTCTTATAGTTGTAGAGAAGAGGTAGAGATTGACTAGTGCCTACTTTGACTTGCGTGGAGCCTGACCAATTGACCATATGGAAAATGTAATGGGTTGTTTGCGTTCCGTCAAGGCTCCAAAAATAGAAGCGCAACTCCTTAACCCCTGACCCTGAGATAGAAACAAAACATGCTCATTCTGCCGTCAAGCAGCTCCTATTTTGGCTTGTGAATGTTCCTCCACATAGACACGTGTATCTGAATAACACAAGCCATGCACGTTTTTAGGAAGCATGCGCAGCGATGGGAATTCAACCACGGAGGTGTGCTTCGGTTTTTAGGAGCCCCGAAGCAAGGGATCTCCTCCTCTCCAATGCGGTTGCTTCCGCGCTGGCGATTCTGGGAAACCAGGCAAGGCAAGGTAAGCACAAATACGTACCTGTTCCGCCAAGCAGGCCAGCGAAGGATTTTGACAACGGCATATGCTCAGCTCCAGCTCCAGCAACCATGCCATTTCAAACAACATCTTGAGTTCTTGGTTCCCTGTCATCTCATCATCCTCCATCAGTCGATCTGTCCTGCACGCCTCGCCCTCAGGCGAGCGATCGCTTCAAGCAAAGTGCGTGCACGGGCGCTAAATGCGCATCAAAGTTCGCCGCGCAGCAGTTTGACGCCGGGGAACGATGCTGCGGGTGCACCGTCCTCTTGTCACTGGCAGCATGCTGCTGTGCCACCCTTTGTCGGCCTGCCTCGTCGGCGGCGGAAGGGCGGCGCCGGGCGGGCGCCGGGGGCTGCGCGGGGGTGATAACAACGGGCCGTCGCGACCGGAGCCGTCGGCGAGCACGTGGAGGAAGCCGGAGCCCGGGCGACTGAAGCTCAACTTCGACGGGTCGTCGAGGCACGCGTCCCGGCGCGCGAGCATCGGCGGCGTGTACCGCGACCACGAGGGCGGGTTCGTGCTGGGCTACGCGGAGCGGATCGGCGCCGCGACCAGCTCCGTGGCGGAGCTCGCGGCGCTCCGGCGCGGGCTGGAGCTCGCGGTGGCCAACGGCTGGCGCAGCGTCTGGGTCGAGGGCGACGCCATGGCGGTGGTCGACGCCGTGCGGAGCCGCGCGCGCGTGCGGGTACGGGCCCCGGAGGACCTGCGCCTGTTCGGGGAGATCgagaagctgctgctgctgctcgacGACATGAGCGTCTCGCACGTGCGGCGCGGGGGTAACCGGGTGGCGCACGGCTTCGCCAAGCTCGGCCACGGCGCCGCGCGGCCCCGGGTGTGGCGCGACGTCCCGCCCGACGAGGTGATCAGGCTCCTGCAGCGCGACGCCGAAGGGAGATGATGCCCGTCCcctcgagcgcgcgcgcgcgatcGAGCGGGCGAAGGTCGTGGCCTCGTGGGAAATGCTCGTGTGCATAAGTACGGATTGGCGATCGAGGTCATGCATGCTGCTGCTAACTACGGACTGCTGGCTTTGTACAGATTTCTGATTGTATGAGAGTGTACATCAGCTTGGTTAGGGTCAAAACGTGGACAGATAGTCCTTTCTCACGCTAATATATACTAActccgttcataaatatatgacaccgttATCTTTTCAAAAAAACTTTAATCATACGTcttatttaaaatatttattcAACAATGTAAAATTTTAAGTGAAGTACAAACAACCTTAAGTGATAAAATAAATCATAAAAAATAAATGACACTTATTATTTTTTGAATAAGACTAGTGATcgaagtttttttaaaaaaaatcaacgATTTCATATATTTATGAATGAACGGAGGGAATATATTTTAATCGTATTTGAATTAATACGGATATACGGATCGTGTGTTTATTCAGACGAATAAATAATGAATACAAATATTATTTTGCTGGATATCAGATATTTGTTAGATAATACATGAATTGCTTATCATTTACTTCAATTTAGTTTGCAAATAAAACAATTACATATAACACTACATGAACGGAAACCATTTTTGGCGGTCaaaaccgccgaaaataagccctaTGCCGCCGAAATAAGCTATTTTAGCGGCATAGGTCTTATTTTTGACGGTTTCTTACCGCCAAAAAAATTCAGCCGAAAATAAGCCTTTATTTTCTGTAAGGCTTTAAATAGCCAGTTATATCAGCTGATATATCCCGATATAGCTTTTTTAGAAGCGAAAAGTTATGTTATTTAGCTTGATATATCCCGATATATCCGATTTATCTCGATATTTGCACTTTTTAGAAGCCTAGGATAAATCCCTTATCTAGCTATTTAAAACACTGATTTTCGACGGCTACAACAAGGTCGCCGAAAATAACTAATTTTTGACGACGTGTAGGCTGCCGAAATCTATATAGGCTTATTTTTGGCGGTCTGGTGTTGGCCGCCGAAATTAAGTATTTTTAGAGAGCAAAAAAACATGAAAAAGTAAAATTAATAGTAATTTCAACGATAATATATTCACATCACTATCAAGCAACACAAATTCTCAGAATTAGACACATTCACCACAAATATCACATCCACCACAATACCTCACAAATCCATTACAATCCACCACAAACTTACAAATCCATATTACAATATACCACATACATAAGAATGCATCATAGTTCAAAACAGATCCATCGCAGCATGCCAAATTCACCACAAGAGTCAAATCATCACAATGCCACTATGAGGTAAGGCAGAGTTTTTTTTAACATAAATAACTACTGGTATAAACAACATGTATACAAACACTAATATTTATTTATCTTACTTGCCATCACTTCCGCACTAGGAGCGAGACATGCTACGGTGCTACGCCAAAACTACCAGTAAATAACATTTTCAATATATATGTCCCTCGCTTCAAGCACTTGATTGCAAGCAAGGTTTATTGTTAGCCCGCCTTTTATCGCCCAGGTTTCGAGGCACTAATTGATGCTCATGACAAAGAGGTTGACCATTATTGTGCAACTCTTGAAGTTACCCATCGCAATCTAGAAGCCAAGCAGATCCAGTTATCTTAGACTTTTGGAGAAATGATTGATGAGGCCATCCGTGGTGTGTCGAACGCTGATGCACCTACTGACTCTGCACAAGGTAACTT is a genomic window of Zea mays cultivar B73 chromosome 5, Zm-B73-REFERENCE-NAM-5.0, whole genome shotgun sequence containing:
- the LOC107403238 gene encoding uncharacterized protein LOC107403238 precursor; its protein translation is MLRVHRPLVTGSMLLCHPLSACLVGGGRAAPGGRRGLRGGDNNGPSRPEPSASTWRKPEPGRLKLNFDGSSRHASRRASIGGVYRDHEGGFVLGYAERIGAATSSVAELAALRRGLELAVANGWRSVWVEGDAMAVVDAVRSRARVRVRAPEDLRLFGEIEKLLLLLDDMSVSHVRRGGNRVAHGFAKLGHGAARPRVWRDVPPDEVIRLLQRDAEGR